A window from Erythrobacter sp. YJ-T3-07 encodes these proteins:
- a CDS encoding efflux RND transporter permease subunit, with the protein MNFRNISAWSIRNPVIPLVFFTALLLAGLLSFRTMDVVNNPEIEFPAVNVNISQPGAAPTEIENQITQLVESAVRSINGVKTINSTASEGSSSTFIEFEIGTDPDDAVSEVTNAIDTIRGSLPDGILEPRVSKQEISGGFLGIYAVEANDMTLEQLSWFIDDVVAKRLLGVEGMAEVNRFAGVDREIEVILDPQKMQSYGVTASQLNQVLRQNNLNAAGGAAEVGGTRQSVRVLGNSQDAYSLSQQQIQLGDGRTIKLADVATVRDGYSEQTSISKVRDKEVVNFAMSRAKGASDVSTFQAALKEIDKIEAENPGVRFIQLTDSVKYTEEQYESSMAMMIEGALLAVVVVFFFLRDWRATFISSVAIPLSAIPTFWFMDLLGFNLNSLSLLALALVAGVLVDDAIVEIENIVRHMRMGKNAYQASIDAADEIGLPVVATSFCIVAVFLPVGLMPGISGQFFKNFGITVVIAVLMSLAVARMITPMLAAYFLKSKGHAEHGEGPMMDRYMGILHWSLEKGKMHRRRDGIEPPRKRFAYLPMLVVTALALIGVTGAVFFGVNGALAGLGLADKVGNAVASSPESVAGTFYNRLVGVVQMALAAVLAFAAGWIVLKLFGLISSVLGRRAREVWRYLEARFYDHRVWMLMIGYFALLLTVQLFMSVPAQFQPLVDSDNSQVQIEMVPGTTLEDTEQVADRVAAMLYEQPEVERALERVRMGNATLYVTLSPDRERTSYQFERQLAPELAKIPDARVRFQSQGGGGGGSGRDITVMLAGSDPKVLQDTASELVEQMKGLDTLVAPRIEADLNRPELIIEPRPDLAADLGVSTAALSQTIRIATLGEIDQSAAKFSLSDRQIPIRVKLPETSRESLTTIENLPVPTLRGGTVPLSRVADIRFGSGPTAIQRYNQSRRILIGADLAQGVVSGTAREQIDALPALQTLPAGVTRDAVGEEQWQNELIASLIYAVISGVLLVFAVLVLLYKRLMSPLVNMTSLALAPLGGIFLVWIVGQPQSMPVYIGVLLLLGIVSKNSILLIDFAIEAMADGRDKMDAILDAGHKRAQPIVMTTFAMTAGMIPTALSGVLGSGDGAWRAPMGTMVIGGLVVSTLLTLLIVPAGFSLADGFEKRVGPWLRDRVLSYRPGDAHDHRHRGSGHPGSGEADPAPAE; encoded by the coding sequence ATGAACTTCCGCAACATCTCCGCGTGGTCGATCCGCAACCCGGTCATCCCGCTGGTCTTCTTCACCGCGCTGTTGCTGGCGGGTCTGCTCAGCTTCCGGACCATGGATGTGGTCAACAACCCGGAGATCGAATTCCCTGCGGTCAACGTCAATATCTCGCAGCCCGGCGCCGCGCCGACCGAGATCGAGAACCAGATCACCCAGCTGGTCGAATCCGCGGTCCGCTCGATCAACGGCGTGAAGACGATCAACTCGACCGCCTCGGAAGGCAGTTCGAGCACCTTCATCGAGTTCGAGATCGGGACCGATCCGGATGATGCGGTGTCGGAAGTGACCAACGCGATTGACACGATCCGCGGCTCGCTGCCCGACGGGATTCTCGAACCGCGCGTATCGAAGCAGGAAATCTCGGGCGGGTTCCTCGGCATCTATGCTGTCGAAGCGAACGACATGACGCTCGAACAGCTCAGCTGGTTCATCGACGATGTCGTGGCCAAGCGGCTTCTGGGCGTCGAAGGCATGGCCGAGGTCAACCGCTTCGCCGGGGTCGACCGCGAGATCGAGGTGATCCTCGATCCGCAGAAGATGCAGTCCTATGGCGTCACCGCCAGCCAGCTCAACCAGGTGCTGCGGCAGAACAACCTCAACGCTGCCGGCGGCGCGGCCGAGGTCGGCGGCACGCGCCAGTCGGTTCGCGTGCTCGGCAACAGCCAGGATGCCTATTCCCTGTCGCAGCAGCAGATCCAGCTGGGCGACGGGCGCACGATCAAGCTGGCCGATGTGGCGACCGTGCGTGACGGCTATTCCGAGCAGACCTCGATCAGCAAGGTGCGCGACAAGGAGGTCGTGAACTTCGCGATGTCGCGCGCCAAGGGCGCGTCCGACGTGTCGACCTTCCAGGCGGCGCTCAAGGAGATCGACAAGATCGAGGCCGAGAACCCCGGCGTGCGCTTCATCCAGCTGACCGACTCGGTGAAATATACCGAGGAGCAGTACGAAAGCTCGATGGCGATGATGATCGAGGGCGCGCTGCTCGCCGTGGTCGTCGTGTTCTTCTTCCTGCGCGACTGGCGCGCAACCTTCATCTCCTCGGTCGCGATCCCGCTCTCCGCTATCCCGACCTTCTGGTTCATGGACCTGCTCGGGTTCAACCTGAACTCGCTGTCGCTGCTCGCGCTCGCGCTGGTCGCAGGGGTGCTGGTCGACGATGCGATCGTGGAGATCGAGAACATCGTCAGACACATGCGAATGGGCAAGAACGCCTATCAGGCGTCGATCGACGCGGCGGACGAGATCGGCCTGCCGGTGGTCGCGACCAGTTTCTGCATCGTCGCGGTGTTCCTGCCCGTGGGCCTGATGCCCGGCATCTCGGGCCAGTTCTTCAAGAACTTCGGCATCACCGTCGTGATCGCGGTGCTGATGTCGCTGGCGGTGGCGCGCATGATCACGCCGATGCTGGCGGCCTACTTCCTCAAGTCCAAGGGCCACGCCGAACACGGCGAAGGCCCGATGATGGACCGGTATATGGGCATCCTTCACTGGTCGCTGGAGAAGGGCAAGATGCACCGCCGCCGCGACGGGATCGAACCGCCCAGGAAGCGTTTCGCCTACCTGCCGATGCTGGTGGTAACGGCGCTGGCGCTGATCGGCGTGACAGGCGCGGTCTTCTTCGGCGTGAACGGCGCGCTCGCGGGTCTCGGCCTCGCGGACAAGGTGGGCAACGCAGTCGCTTCCTCGCCCGAATCCGTCGCCGGCACTTTCTACAACCGGCTGGTCGGCGTGGTGCAGATGGCGCTCGCCGCAGTGCTCGCCTTTGCGGCAGGCTGGATCGTGCTCAAGCTGTTCGGTCTGATCAGCTCCGTGTTGGGCCGCCGGGCGCGCGAGGTGTGGCGCTATCTCGAAGCGCGCTTCTACGATCACCGCGTGTGGATGCTGATGATCGGCTATTTCGCCCTGCTGCTGACCGTGCAGCTGTTCATGAGCGTGCCGGCCCAGTTCCAGCCGCTCGTCGACAGCGACAACAGCCAGGTCCAGATCGAGATGGTCCCGGGCACCACGCTGGAGGATACCGAACAGGTCGCCGACCGTGTGGCGGCCATGCTCTACGAACAGCCCGAGGTCGAGCGTGCGCTGGAGCGTGTGCGAATGGGCAATGCGACGCTCTATGTCACGCTGTCGCCCGATCGTGAGCGCACGTCCTACCAGTTCGAACGCCAGCTGGCGCCCGAGCTTGCCAAGATCCCCGACGCGCGCGTGCGCTTCCAGTCGCAGGGCGGCGGCGGTGGCGGCAGTGGTCGCGATATCACCGTGATGCTGGCCGGCTCCGATCCCAAGGTGCTGCAGGACACGGCATCCGAACTGGTCGAACAGATGAAGGGGCTCGATACGCTGGTCGCGCCCCGGATCGAGGCCGATCTCAACCGGCCCGAACTGATCATCGAGCCGCGCCCGGACCTGGCCGCCGACCTTGGCGTTTCGACCGCCGCACTCAGCCAGACGATCCGGATCGCGACGCTGGGCGAAATCGATCAGAGCGCGGCCAAGTTCTCGCTGTCCGACCGGCAGATCCCGATCCGCGTCAAATTGCCCGAGACATCGCGCGAAAGCCTGACCACGATCGAGAATCTGCCTGTGCCGACGCTGCGCGGGGGCACCGTGCCGCTGTCGCGGGTGGCGGACATCAGGTTCGGCTCCGGTCCGACCGCGATCCAGCGGTACAACCAGAGCCGCCGCATCCTCATCGGCGCAGACCTCGCACAGGGTGTGGTGAGCGGAACCGCGCGTGAACAGATCGACGCGCTGCCTGCGCTGCAGACCCTTCCCGCTGGTGTGACCCGTGATGCGGTGGGCGAAGAGCAGTGGCAGAACGAGCTGATCGCCAGCCTGATCTACGCGGTGATCTCCGGCGTGTTGCTGGTGTTCGCGGTGCTGGTGCTGCTCTACAAGCGGCTGATGAGCCCGCTGGTCAACATGACCAGCCTCGCGCTTGCGCCGCTCGGCGGCATCTTCTTGGTCTGGATCGTCGGACAGCCGCAGTCGATGCCGGTCTATATCGGGGTGCTGCTGCTACTGGGCATCGTGTCGAAGAACTCGATCCTGCTGATCGACTTCGCGATCGAGGCCATGGCCGACGGGCGCGACAAGATGGATGCGATCCTCGATGCGGGCCACAAGCGTGCGCAGCCGATCGTGATGACCACCTTCGCGATGACCGCAGGGATGATTCCCACCGCGCTCTCCGGCGTTCTCGGCTCGGGCGATGGTGCCTGGCGCGCGCCGATGGGCACGATGGTGATCGGCGGGCTGGTCGTCTCCACCCTGCTGACCCTGCTGATCGTGCCTGCGGGCTTCAGCCTCGCCGACGGGTTCGAGAAGCGCGTCGGCCCGTGGCTGCGTGACCGGGTGCTGAGCTATCGCCCGGGCGACGCCCACGATCACCGTCACCGCGGCTCCGGGCACCCGGGCAGCGGCGAAGCGGACCCTGCGCCGGCAGAGTGA
- a CDS encoding efflux RND transporter periplasmic adaptor subunit — MSNPYTTTQDSEPKGGRGRIAIIVAILILVLLVAGWFYLSSTNDAPADAGSASQAPDITVIKPGNGTVEGTINATGTIAARRALPVGVVGEGGRVVSVNVEQGQWVNAGQVLASIDRSVQNQQARAQAAQIQVARADAELAQSNLDRALQLVERGFVSQADVDRLTATRDAARARVAVAQAQLGELRERNARLNIIAPASGLVLERNIEPGQTVGGGTPSVFVIAQGGQMELRAQVGESELQKLSVGVPAEISPVGSNETYTGQIWQIEPTVDAQSRQGVARIALKYAPGLRPGGFATATIRSGTTVAPLLPESAVLADDNGSYVYIVGPDNTVVRRAIETGMITSSGIAVTKGLSGNERVVVRAGGFLNPGERVNPVAQKD, encoded by the coding sequence ATGAGCAACCCCTATACGACCACGCAGGACAGCGAGCCGAAGGGGGGGCGTGGACGTATCGCCATCATCGTCGCGATCCTGATCCTCGTGCTGCTGGTCGCAGGCTGGTTCTACCTTAGCTCGACCAATGATGCCCCGGCCGATGCCGGGTCGGCATCGCAGGCGCCCGACATCACCGTGATCAAGCCGGGCAACGGTACCGTCGAGGGCACGATCAACGCGACCGGCACGATCGCTGCGCGGCGTGCACTGCCGGTCGGTGTGGTTGGTGAAGGCGGCCGGGTCGTCTCGGTCAATGTCGAACAGGGCCAGTGGGTCAATGCCGGGCAGGTGCTCGCCTCGATCGACCGCTCGGTCCAGAACCAGCAAGCGCGCGCGCAGGCCGCGCAAATCCAGGTCGCCCGTGCCGACGCGGAGCTGGCGCAGAGCAATCTCGACCGCGCCCTCCAGCTGGTCGAGCGCGGGTTCGTCTCGCAGGCAGATGTCGACCGCCTCACCGCGACCCGCGATGCGGCCCGTGCGCGGGTCGCTGTGGCGCAGGCCCAGCTCGGCGAACTGCGCGAGCGTAACGCGCGGCTCAACATCATCGCCCCCGCATCGGGCCTGGTCCTCGAACGCAATATCGAACCCGGCCAGACGGTTGGCGGCGGTACGCCGTCGGTCTTCGTGATCGCGCAGGGTGGCCAGATGGAGCTGCGCGCGCAGGTCGGCGAAAGCGAGCTGCAGAAGCTCTCCGTCGGGGTTCCCGCAGAGATTTCCCCGGTGGGTTCGAACGAGACCTATACCGGCCAGATCTGGCAGATCGAACCGACCGTCGACGCGCAGAGCCGCCAGGGCGTTGCGCGGATCGCGCTGAAATATGCGCCCGGCCTGCGTCCCGGCGGCTTCGCCACCGCGACCATTCGCAGCGGCACCACGGTTGCCCCGCTACTGCCCGAAAGCGCGGTCCTGGCCGATGACAATGGCAGCTATGTCTACATCGTCGGGCCCGACAACACCGTCGTCCGCCGGGCGATCGAGACCGGCATGATCACGTCCAGCGGGATCGCGGTTACCAAGGGACTGTCCGGCAATGAACGCGTGGTCGTGCGCGCAGGCGGCTTCCTCAATCCGGGCGAGCGGGTGAACCCGGTCGCGCAGAAGGACTGA
- the sucC gene encoding ADP-forming succinate--CoA ligase subunit beta, with protein sequence MNIHEYQAKELLAEHGIAIPKGIPAMNVEEAVAGAKQLPGPLYVVKAQIHAGGRGKGKFKELGPDAKGGVRLAKSIEEVEEAAREMLGNTLVTVQTGDAGKEVNRLYVTDGVDIAKEYYLALLVDRASGEVAIVASTEGGMDIETVAHETPERITTITIDPAQGFMPHHGRAVAFALKLEGDLNKQAQKLSKQLYEAFLAYDCAMLEINPLVETEDGNLLVLDTKMSFDSNAMYRQKEVEKLRDVTEEDEAEVEASEYDLAYIKLDGNIGCMVNGAGLAMATMDIIKLNGAFPANFLDVGGGANKEKVTAAFKLILKDPAVEGILVNIFGGIMKCDVIADGIVAAAKEVNIQVPLVVRLEGTNVEKGKEILANSGLAIVPADDLGDAAKKIVAEVNKAK encoded by the coding sequence ATGAACATTCACGAGTATCAGGCCAAGGAACTGCTTGCCGAGCACGGAATCGCCATCCCCAAGGGCATCCCTGCAATGAACGTCGAAGAAGCCGTCGCGGGTGCCAAGCAGCTGCCCGGCCCGCTTTATGTCGTGAAGGCGCAGATCCATGCCGGTGGTCGCGGCAAGGGCAAGTTCAAGGAACTGGGCCCCGACGCGAAGGGCGGCGTGCGTCTCGCCAAGTCGATCGAAGAGGTCGAAGAGGCTGCGCGCGAAATGCTCGGTAACACGCTGGTCACCGTGCAGACCGGCGATGCGGGCAAGGAAGTGAACCGCCTCTACGTCACCGATGGCGTCGACATCGCCAAGGAATACTACCTCGCGCTGCTGGTCGACCGGGCAAGCGGCGAAGTCGCCATCGTTGCCTCGACCGAGGGCGGGATGGACATCGAAACCGTCGCGCACGAAACGCCCGAGCGGATCACCACCATCACCATCGACCCGGCGCAGGGCTTCATGCCGCACCACGGCCGCGCGGTGGCCTTTGCGCTTAAGCTGGAAGGCGACCTCAACAAGCAGGCTCAGAAGCTCTCCAAGCAGCTCTACGAAGCCTTCCTCGCCTATGACTGCGCGATGCTCGAGATCAATCCGCTGGTCGAGACCGAAGACGGCAACCTGCTGGTGCTCGACACCAAGATGAGCTTCGATTCGAACGCGATGTATCGCCAGAAGGAAGTCGAAAAGCTGCGCGACGTCACCGAGGAAGACGAAGCCGAGGTGGAAGCGAGCGAATATGACCTCGCCTACATCAAGCTCGACGGCAATATCGGCTGCATGGTCAACGGCGCCGGCCTCGCCATGGCGACGATGGACATCATCAAGCTCAACGGCGCGTTCCCGGCCAACTTCCTCGACGTTGGCGGCGGCGCCAACAAGGAGAAGGTGACCGCGGCGTTCAAGCTGATCCTCAAGGACCCGGCTGTTGAAGGCATCCTGGTCAACATCTTCGGCGGGATCATGAAATGCGACGTGATCGCCGACGGTATCGTCGCGGCGGCCAAGGAAGTGAACATCCAGGTTCCGCTGGTGGTTCGCCTCGAAGGCACGAATGTCGAAAAGGGCAAGGAAATCCTCGCCAATTCGGGCCTCGCGATCGTCCCGGCGGACGATCTGGGCGATGCCGCCAAGAAGATCGTGGCCGAGGTCAACAAGGCCAAGTAA
- a CDS encoding electron transfer flavoprotein subunit alpha/FixB family protein, translated as MKTLVLVEHDNTEVKDATLAAVTAASKLGEVHLLVAGADCAGVADAAAKIAGVGKVHLADDAAYKDMLAENIAPLAAKLMADHDAFVAPATTTGKNIAPRVAALLDVMQISEVMSVEGDKTFTRPIYAGNAIATVESTEDKLVLTVRGTAFDKAEAEGGSGTVETVETTGNAGTSEFVSRELAKSERPELTSASVVVSGGRALKDAETFEEYITPLADKLGAAIGASRAAVDAGYVPNDYQVGQTGKIVAPEAYFAIGISGAIQHLAGMKDSKVIIAINKDEDAPIFQVADIGLVADLFKAVPELTEKL; from the coding sequence ATGAAAACTCTGGTTCTGGTCGAACACGACAACACAGAAGTGAAGGACGCGACGCTGGCTGCGGTCACCGCTGCGTCCAAGCTCGGCGAAGTGCACCTGCTGGTCGCTGGCGCAGACTGCGCGGGCGTGGCCGATGCCGCCGCGAAGATCGCAGGCGTGGGCAAGGTCCACCTTGCGGACGACGCCGCCTACAAGGACATGCTGGCGGAAAACATCGCCCCGCTCGCCGCCAAGCTGATGGCCGATCACGACGCCTTCGTCGCGCCCGCCACCACCACCGGCAAGAACATCGCGCCGCGCGTTGCCGCGCTGCTCGACGTGATGCAGATCTCCGAAGTGATGAGCGTGGAAGGCGACAAGACCTTCACCCGCCCGATCTACGCGGGCAACGCGATCGCGACAGTCGAAAGCACCGAAGACAAGCTGGTGCTGACCGTGCGCGGCACCGCATTCGACAAGGCCGAAGCCGAGGGCGGCAGCGGCACCGTCGAGACGGTCGAGACCACTGGCAATGCGGGCACCTCCGAATTCGTCAGCCGCGAACTCGCCAAGAGCGAGCGCCCCGAACTGACCAGCGCGAGCGTGGTCGTGTCGGGCGGTCGTGCGCTGAAGGACGCGGAGACGTTCGAGGAATACATCACGCCGCTGGCCGACAAGCTGGGCGCCGCCATCGGTGCCAGCCGTGCTGCGGTCGACGCGGGATATGTCCCCAACGACTACCAGGTCGGCCAGACGGGCAAGATCGTCGCGCCGGAAGCCTATTTCGCGATCGGCATTTCGGGCGCGATCCAGCACCTTGCCGGAATGAAGGATTCCAAGGTCATCATCGCGATCAACAAGGATGAGGACGCACCGATCTTCCAGGTCGCGGACATCGGCCTGGTAGCCGACCTCTTCAAGGCCGTGCCGGAGCTGACCGAGAAGCTCTGA
- a CDS encoding exopolysaccharide biosynthesis protein: MADTPKTVCGILDRLTDIGDRNDRATIGDIVESFGSRSYGPVLLVPALIGISPVGGIPGVPTFLAVTLLLIAVQLVFGKQHLWLPGFLKNRSVEGEKLANAAEDMEKVGAWLDKIFHGRLEIFTGPTAARIAAAVIALLCLAVPPLELLPFAVVLPMAVIAAFGIALTVRDGLLMLIAFLGSGAAFYVVVTKVLLGSGGSGGGMF; the protein is encoded by the coding sequence ATGGCGGATACCCCCAAGACCGTTTGCGGCATTCTCGATCGGCTGACCGATATCGGCGATCGCAACGACCGGGCGACGATTGGCGACATCGTCGAATCCTTCGGCAGCCGGTCCTATGGTCCGGTTCTGCTGGTGCCCGCGCTGATCGGCATATCGCCCGTCGGCGGGATTCCCGGCGTGCCGACCTTCCTCGCCGTCACGCTGCTGCTGATCGCGGTCCAGCTGGTGTTCGGCAAGCAGCATCTGTGGCTGCCCGGCTTCCTCAAGAACCGCTCGGTCGAAGGCGAAAAGCTCGCCAACGCGGCGGAGGATATGGAGAAGGTCGGCGCGTGGCTCGACAAGATCTTCCACGGGCGGCTGGAGATATTCACCGGGCCGACCGCGGCGCGCATCGCCGCAGCGGTGATCGCGCTGCTGTGTCTGGCGGTGCCACCGCTCGAACTGCTGCCCTTCGCGGTCGTCCTCCCCATGGCTGTGATAGCGGCATTCGGCATCGCGCTGACCGTGCGTGACGGGCTGCTGATGCTGATCGCCTTTCTGGGCAGCGGCGCGGCGTTCTACGTCGTCGTCACCAAGGTGCTGCTCGGCAGCGGAGGCAGCGGCGGCGGGATGTTCTAG
- a CDS encoding DUF445 domain-containing protein — protein sequence MRRTATAMLVLMAAIFAASHWAIGAYPQWATGLGYVNAFAEAAMVGGLADWFAVTALFRHPLGLPIPHTAIIPRKKDRIADTMAQFLRANFLTPTVVARRMRRMNVAASAGEFLVNREGGERSRFMGGGAELAAEVLESLDPERLGLRVRAGLASQLSRIELAPLLGNLLENLIADGRHRPLLDGLIRWAGLTLEDNEEAVREIIRSRANSVLRWTGLDSRISSSVLDGVYRLLAEVLVDPDHPIRGKIDAALIKLAAQLRTDPEMQAKVEAVKMDLLENPALADWWMGVWERMRRSLIARARDPNSGLGNDLREALRELGKALQDDPRLQRQINRFARRTAVGMTSRYGAQIVALVSETVKRWDAGTVTDRIESAVGRDLQFIRINGTLVGGLVGVTLHAITQAF from the coding sequence ATGCGCCGTACGGCCACCGCGATGCTGGTGCTGATGGCGGCGATCTTTGCCGCCAGCCACTGGGCGATCGGGGCCTATCCGCAATGGGCCACCGGCCTTGGTTATGTGAACGCCTTTGCCGAGGCGGCGATGGTCGGCGGGCTGGCGGACTGGTTCGCAGTGACCGCGCTGTTCCGCCATCCGCTGGGCCTGCCGATCCCGCACACCGCGATCATTCCGCGCAAGAAAGACCGGATTGCGGACACCATGGCGCAGTTCCTGCGCGCCAACTTCCTCACCCCCACGGTCGTCGCGCGGCGGATGCGCCGGATGAACGTGGCGGCGAGCGCTGGCGAATTCTTGGTCAACCGCGAAGGCGGCGAACGCTCGCGCTTCATGGGCGGCGGGGCGGAGCTTGCCGCAGAGGTGCTCGAATCGCTCGACCCCGAGAGGCTGGGCCTGCGGGTGCGCGCGGGGCTCGCCAGCCAGTTGTCGAGGATCGAGCTCGCCCCGCTGCTCGGCAATCTGCTCGAAAACCTGATCGCCGATGGCCGTCATCGCCCGCTGCTCGACGGGCTGATTCGCTGGGCCGGGCTGACGCTGGAGGACAACGAGGAGGCGGTGCGCGAGATCATCCGCAGCCGGGCCAATTCGGTGCTGCGCTGGACCGGTCTCGACAGCCGTATCTCCAGCTCGGTGCTCGACGGAGTATACCGCCTGCTGGCCGAGGTACTGGTCGATCCCGACCACCCGATACGCGGCAAGATCGACGCAGCGCTGATCAAGCTCGCCGCGCAGCTCAGGACCGATCCGGAGATGCAGGCCAAGGTCGAGGCGGTGAAGATGGACCTGCTGGAAAACCCTGCGCTGGCCGACTGGTGGATGGGCGTGTGGGAGAGGATGCGCCGGTCGCTGATCGCCCGCGCGCGCGATCCGAACAGCGGGCTGGGCAACGACCTGCGCGAGGCGCTGCGCGAGCTCGGCAAGGCCCTGCAGGACGATCCGCGCCTGCAGCGGCAGATCAACCGCTTCGCCCGGCGGACAGCGGTGGGAATGACCTCACGCTATGGCGCGCAGATCGTCGCGCTGGTCTCCGAGACGGTGAAGCGGTGGGACGCGGGCACGGTGACCGACCGGATCGAGAGCGCGGTCGGCCGCGACCTTCAGTTCATCCGGATCAACGGCACGCTGGTGGGCGGGCTGGTCGGCGTGACGCTGCACGCGATTACGCAGGCGTTCTAG
- a CDS encoding electron transfer flavoprotein subunit beta/FixA family protein yields the protein MKILVPVKRVIDYNVKPRVKADGSGVDLANVKMSMNPFDEIAVEEAIRIKEAGNAEEIVAVSVGPAKAQETLRTALAMGADRAILVESDEDLEPLAVAKILKAIVEEEQPGLVLLGKQSISDDSNQTGQMLAALLDRPQGTFANTITLEGDAITVRREVDGGLETVKLTLPAIVTTDLRLNEPRYASLPNIMKAKKKPLDTKSPADFGVDTAPRLKTLKVSEPPVRQAGEKVEDVDALVAKIKALGIA from the coding sequence ATGAAAATACTCGTGCCCGTCAAGCGGGTGATCGATTACAACGTGAAGCCCCGCGTCAAGGCGGACGGCTCCGGGGTCGACCTCGCCAACGTCAAGATGAGCATGAACCCGTTCGACGAGATCGCGGTCGAAGAAGCGATCCGGATCAAGGAAGCGGGCAACGCCGAAGAGATCGTCGCGGTCTCGGTCGGCCCGGCGAAGGCGCAGGAAACGCTGCGTACCGCACTCGCCATGGGTGCCGACCGTGCGATCCTGGTCGAAAGCGATGAAGATCTGGAGCCGCTCGCCGTCGCCAAGATCCTCAAGGCGATCGTCGAGGAAGAACAGCCCGGCCTCGTGCTGCTGGGCAAGCAGTCGATTTCGGACGACAGCAACCAGACGGGCCAGATGCTCGCCGCGCTGCTCGACCGCCCGCAGGGCACCTTCGCCAACACGATCACGCTCGAAGGCGATGCGATCACGGTGAGGCGCGAAGTCGATGGCGGTCTGGAAACGGTCAAGCTGACCCTGCCCGCGATCGTCACCACCGATCTGCGCCTCAACGAGCCGCGCTATGCCTCGCTGCCGAACATCATGAAGGCGAAGAAGAAGCCGCTCGACACCAAGAGCCCGGCCGATTTCGGCGTCGACACCGCGCCGCGCCTCAAGACGCTCAAGGTCTCCGAACCGCCGGTTCGCCAGGCTGGCGAAAAGGTCGAGGATGTCGATGCGCTGGTCGCCAAGATCAAGGCGCTCGGGATCGCCTGA
- a CDS encoding TonB family protein has product MITRTGKFATAAGAIASAAVFPSALMAQDDDVTVLEPTTSWNVSYDEDKCRLSREFGGKEGIVLLIDKAGPEPFYNVILVGDELRRLSRDTATLRFGPAEDFSTRSFVYGKSADGRRFVLFYGTPLAPPVKDEAERVEAIGPEREAAITNLYIGHSETRGLVTLNTGSLGEPLAALRTCVDDLQDYLAIDTDSGETEPTPAGNPGNWVTDNDYPVVFSRRGTEGLLMVRLTVNAQGKPTSCQIVNSTTPQSFDDVVCMAFLNRAKFSPATDSEGNPRAAYWTGSVRFQMP; this is encoded by the coding sequence ATGATCACGCGCACCGGTAAATTCGCAACCGCCGCAGGAGCCATTGCTTCTGCGGCGGTTTTTCCGTCGGCTTTGATGGCTCAGGACGATGACGTGACCGTCCTCGAACCGACGACGTCATGGAATGTGAGTTACGACGAGGACAAGTGCAGGCTGTCGCGCGAGTTCGGCGGGAAGGAAGGGATAGTCCTTCTCATCGACAAGGCCGGGCCCGAGCCCTTTTACAATGTCATTCTGGTGGGTGACGAGCTGCGCAGGTTGAGCCGCGACACCGCGACCCTTCGCTTTGGTCCCGCCGAGGATTTCTCAACCCGATCCTTCGTTTACGGGAAAAGCGCAGATGGTCGGCGCTTCGTGCTTTTCTACGGCACGCCCCTCGCTCCGCCGGTAAAGGACGAGGCGGAAAGGGTCGAAGCGATCGGGCCGGAGCGCGAAGCGGCGATCACCAATCTCTACATCGGGCATAGCGAGACGCGCGGCCTGGTCACGCTCAACACCGGATCGCTGGGTGAACCTTTGGCCGCGTTGCGCACATGCGTTGACGATCTGCAAGACTATCTGGCGATCGATACCGATTCGGGCGAAACCGAACCAACCCCTGCCGGCAACCCTGGCAATTGGGTGACGGACAACGACTATCCCGTAGTCTTCTCGCGACGCGGCACGGAGGGGCTCCTCATGGTCCGCCTTACCGTGAACGCACAGGGTAAGCCCACTTCGTGCCAGATCGTCAATTCAACGACCCCTCAGTCGTTCGACGATGTCGTGTGCATGGCTTTTCTAAATCGTGCGAAGTTTAGTCCGGCAACCGACAGCGAGGGGAATCCACGCGCTGCCTATTGGACCGGATCGGTCCGTTTCCAGATGCCGTGA